From Megalobrama amblycephala isolate DHTTF-2021 linkage group LG24, ASM1881202v1, whole genome shotgun sequence, the proteins below share one genomic window:
- the LOC125259976 gene encoding chemokine XC receptor 1-like encodes MTYEETMDPDYYTPENEYGNELCVKEEVVKVGSIIIPVFFTIVVLLSCIGNILVLVILALYESLKSLTNVFILNVALSDLLFTFGLPFWASYYIWGWTFGDGGCKAVKFLFYVGFYSSVLFLTLMTVQRYMAVVHPLSDWEKCRGFSVAPIIIWILSGAVSLLGSLYSKVIPHFNSTYCEYDSVEMKSGITYFQNAFFFIAFLIMGYCYGRMLRTITKSRTNKRHKTVRLIFCIALVFFIGWAPYNIVMFLKSLTDQNIKPFTDCTVSINLDYAYYACRMLAFSHCCLNPVFYVFVGVKFRNHLKLILQKVFQKKKNLDSGQTRLAKNQSLGSMY; translated from the coding sequence ATGACTTATGAGGAGACAATGGACCCTGACTACTATACCCCAGAAAATGAATATGGCAATGAGTTGTGTGTCAAAGAAGAGGTGGTGAAAGTTGGATCCATTATTATTCCAGTGTTTTTCACAATAGTTGTTCTGTTAAGCTGCATCGGTAACATCCTCGTTCTGGTCATCCTGGCGCTCTACGAGAGTCTCAAATCCCTGACCAACGTGTTCATCCTCAATGTAGCTCTGTCAGATTTGCTGTTCACGTTTGGACTTCCATTCTGGGCCTCGTACTACATCTGGGGTTGGACGTTTGGAGACGGTGGCTGTAAAGCGGTGaagtttctgttttatgttGGCTTTTACAGCAGTGTGTTGTTCTTGACTCTCATGACCGTTCAGCGTTACatggcagtggttcatcctcTGTCTGACTGGGAGAAATGCAGAGGATTTTCAGTCGCTCCAATTATCATTTGGATCCTGAGCGGAGCGGTTTCACTTCTTGGTTCACTTTATAGCAAAGTTATACCACATTTTAATAGTACGTACTGTGAATATGACAGTGTTGAAATGAAATCTGGCATcacatattttcaaaatgcttttttcTTCATTGCATTTCTAATCATGGGTTATTGCTATGGCAGAATGCTTCGGACAATAACAAAATCTCGAACCAATAAGAGACACAAGACTGTTAGACTAATATTCTGCATTGCACTGGTGTTTTTTATTGGTTGGGCTCCATATAACATTGTTATGTTCTTAAAATCTTTGACTGATCAGAATATCAAGCCATTCACAGACTGTACAGTAAGCATTAATCTTGACTATGCATATTATGCTTGCCGAATGTTAGCTTTTTCGCACTGTTGCTTGAACCCTGTGTTTTACGTTTTTGTTGGCGTAAAGTTCAGGAATCATCTAAAATTGATTCTGCAGAAggtctttcaaaaaaaaaaaaacctcgaTTCCGGTCAAACCAGATTGGCAAAAAATCAGTCGCTGGGTTCAATGTACTAA